Part of the Nothobranchius furzeri strain GRZ-AD chromosome 2, NfurGRZ-RIMD1, whole genome shotgun sequence genome, CTGATCCAATAAGCACAGAGATGACACTACCTGTCAGTAAAGCTCAGAACACCTGTCCAACCCGGAGGAGTGTGTGCTTACCTGAGGCTGTGCGGGTGATGTGAGACTTGCTCCTGTGCTGCCGGGAGATACTGGAGAGTGGGCGGGGCTTATCTTTGATGGGATCATCCTGAGAGGACATCACactctgaacaacacacacaggaAGAGGATGACATCATCTCTAGCTGCAGAGAGTCCATCACGTTTCTGACACAACTTCCTGTTTAGAGACGAGATTTTTCCAAACTTGCAATTCTGAAGACTTTTGGACTCATTTCCTCGGCCTTTCCTGTAAACGCTGAATGATGGGCCTTTCACAACATCCACACTTTCACCACACCAGTACCTTACTGGGAGCAGACCAGCTGGAGACAAACCAGAGTAAATGGCCTGATGGTCTTTTAAACGAtgaatccattcacacgctggtgaggatgagctacgatgtagccacagctgccctggggcgcaccgacaggggcaaggtgggttaagtgtcttcaaGGAGTCAACAGCAgtaggagtaccacagggttcagtgcttggaccaattctttttactatatatatatatatatatatatatatatatatatatatatatatatatatatatatatatatatatatgctcccaattggtaaaatcattgagtaggacctggctgcagacatcagctggcgtgtcACCAGAATAACTTTCTAGCGagaacaagatggcgtgtcattacttttaccggaaaatcgacgagcgaaagacctcggccggAAGTTGGTCTTTTTGGGCGGCCGCTtctgtttcaaccatactcggcgggtttcaaagaggaaaggtaaggatgaaattaactaattgttgtaaccgttcttagttcttaaatgtaggcactatagcatcctaccagagaattattgcaaaggcaccgtgtttcatagcaaattgtatcaatattaacacgcagtcttaaaactaatgcagggagttcacaagctaacacaaaagctacatgaATAAAGcaatcagcaattgtagcttagctttaacttagctatctgatttttctggtctccctgtttgttaaaacagttaaagtaatattaactttatatataatttagatatgatataaataccacgatttctaatattgacttgactgaaacgttattaataccctgtttttaattaaaaagtgtagattttcagaaatttgtaagtggtttcaatcactagttttcatacgaggctaaagttagcttccgattcgggaaatggctaaagggctaatacactcaatttttctctactctgaccatttttaatctgctctagctcaaaaactacaacacatacactcttcaaacctgttttagatcATTCTGGGCTCGTAGCAGAATGCATAAAatatagtttgtgatttgtgaaacctttctctgatttgtgaaacttcaaaaagacagatttatgaatttattttttcagcatctggcccacactggatctggtcctgtgcacccaaaAAATATATACTTTTTTTCTGGACacgcttagctttcaatatctctaaatatttttcagttattgtgtgtggtgtgctgggtcattcaactgtggttgcacaaatcaggtgtcctgcaacaggtacaataactttgaaatagtagccgcttctctaattattgcctccctccttctgattctgtttcagaataatcctaacctcataaaaaaaaataatatttttttcgACTGACTGCTTTGACCGGGTATGGTTTATGTaaatattaccggatttaagcacatgtagctgcaaatcattcaggaggtagaggccttaaatatagatctaaaatgaatatcggacttcttcaagtgacactgacaaaactccttacatgtgcttgtattcttcatttgctaataagatgcatttttatctaaattacaggacaatcgaggctttgaaaaatggaaaccaaaatggaacccaggcagtgattttagatggtgaaatcaaggtaatgtttagGTATAACAAATTAAGATTCTAAAATTggacatacagtatatatatatatatatatatatatatatatatatatatatatacacatatatatatatatatatatatatatatatatatatatatatatatacacatatatatatatatataacgacGACGTTATttaagtttgccagtccagatttgaagagaaaaaaaaaatccgaaataaaaagctttttccagtaagttttgtttaaaaaactacttcctgtgaaagtaatgacttctggttaaggtaatgacccaccgtaTAATTTTTCTCTTagatatgtatatgtttatatacgtatcgaagagaaaaacgacacggtatggtttttcttgtcaaatccaaactactttcggcaaaggtaatgacccgaTGTCTTCTTTTTCCAGTTACGTCATTTCCggtcacggcaaagacgccagctaATGTCTGCAGCCAGACGCGTGCGAAAtctttagacagcatgggataaacttccactgttatgctgacgatactcagttatatctatccattaaccctgatgaacctaatcggttagttagattacaggcttgtcttgaggacataaaaaaacggatgactcaaaactttctgcttttaaaccaagacaagactgaagttctcatctttggacctgaaattcagaaacggaaattgcttagccaatcacctgacctgaacggcattacattaatctccgagaacaaagtaaggaaccttggtgttatctttgaccaggacatgtcattcaaatcccacgttaaacgggtttgtaggatttcctttttccaccttcggaatattgctaagatcagaagcatcctttccaggagtgatgctgaaaaactagttcatgcatttattacatcaagactggattactgtaattcattactctcaggaagtccacagaatgaagttaaaagtcttcacttgtccaaaataaataaacttgaattgaacagcAGAATTCTGTGTcccgagccgggatcgaacctgcaaccttccgattactggacaatgattactcctgagctgctgctgtcccagcGAGAAACATTAAGGTCTTCATCCTAAACAGAAGTTGGGAGGAGTTGCTGCTGCAGAACCTGAACACAGCCTCTATAACAAATGTTTGTGTTCCTGTTAAATCAGAAGAACATTAATGTTTCTAAATGTTGTTAAAAACTGTATTTCTGCACAAAAACCTGAAGAAACGAGGGAATAAAGGAGGTTTCTTTTCCCAAACTCACTGAAATCTcagaaagttttaaaaacaaaacagtttTAATAACTGAAAGAGTTTCTGAGGGTTAACACCCAGGAAACATCCCATAATAGCCCCAAACAGCCTCTGTGAGGGAAGCGGGTGGATGTTGCAGCAGACTACGGAATCCATCTGGATGCTGCTGGAATTTGTTGGAATTCCAGGTTTTTGGTTTTTTTTCCTGAAGGTCTGATATTTGACCATCATGTGAGCTGCTGCAGCTTCCACCACTgagggaggggaggggggtggaaggaggaggagaaagagagCAGCTGGCCTACCCTTCCCagagaggagatggagggagaagaggaggaggaggaaggctgCAGGAGGCTCTgctgggaggaggaggaagaggaggcctCTTTCTGCAAGAAGGCGCCGGCCGATGCCGACGTCATGTGATAGATGTGCTCAAAGTTGGAGGGGGGAGAAATGAGGGTGTGacgggaggaggaagaggagggagagggagacggggagggggagagggaggTGAGATCACCAACCTGAACAATCAAGGAAGAGGGGTGAGGAAGGAGAGAAGAGAGGAGGAGTCAGTGTGATGAACAGAGCTGTTCAGGGAGGAGGTGAGGGAGGAGAACATGccggctggaggaggaggaggagtggaggGGAGGAGTTACCAGAGGGAGGTCCATCAGGACCTGCATCCCGTCTCCTGGTCCCATGTGAGCCACGTGGTTGAAGTTTGTGGGATTAGAAATCATCTTGGACCGGAGTTCTGGATCCCGCAGCTTCTCCCTGGAGACACATCAGAGGTCAGCGATaacgaccagaaccaggaccagaaccagaacccggaccagagccagagccaggaccaggaccagaaccaggactagGACAAGGTctagagccagaaccaggaccagaaccaggtctagaagcaggaggaccagaaccagagccaggaccaggtctagaaccaggaccagagccaggaccagaaccagaaccaggaccaggtcaagaaccaggaccaggaccaggtccaggtccaggtccaggtccagaACCATCTGAAACAACACTTTCAGCCTTGTTCTCTAGACGTTCCTCACTGGTCAGATCTGGACACCTGGATGAGTTTGTTCTCCAGTGGAACCTCGGGTACCTGATCTGCTGGAGACGTTCCTCCTCAGAAACCTTGAAGAGGAATTTCCTTTTGCTTCGTGTTCGAACCATCAGCTTCTTGCTGTTGTCCATAGTCTCTGGGATGGTGAGGTCGCCCTCTGGAGGGAAAAGCATGTCAGCTGGTGGCGTCGGGCAGGGGTGCAGGTGGCTTGATGTCAAACTCACCTGAGGAGGTGTTGCTGAAGTAAATCAGACGAGGAGGTTCTGAACTCAGGAGGTTTAACGTTCCTTCAGCATTAAGAGGTCTGATCTGAGGAAGAAAACTTTGATTTTCAGGAAGTCAGAACAAAAGAGGGTAACAGGAAGGGAGTCGACCCAACAGGTGACCTGCTGAGGTCCGGCCCCAGCGGGTTCTGGGCTGTGATTGGTTACCTTGCGGAGCGGGACGGTCTGGACCCACTCTGAGGTGTGAAGGTCGAAGACATCAACCCCGTATTCGCTGTAGACCGTCAGGTGGGATGAGTTAGAGCCTGGTGAGAGAGGAACTAtatcagtcgtgtgtgtgtgtgcgtatgtgtgtttgtgcgtgtgtgtgtgtgtgttcgtgtgtgcgcCTTTGTGTGTGCGttagtgtgcgcgcgtgtgtgtgttagtgtgtgcgtgtgtgttagtgtgtgcgcgtgtgtgctgcTCAGGTAACCTACAGCAGGCGAGTGGCGTGGCAGGCCACATCAGCTCCTGGGTCCGGGACCGGCGCCCCTGTCCGTTCACGTAGATGCCGAGCTTGCTGAAGCACAGCAGAACCTCGTTGGCGCCGACCGCCTGGGCATGGAGGGCGTCCATGGGCTGCTGGGCCAGGAAGGTGAGAGACGGGTCGGCCGGGCTCACCAGGCTGATGGGGGACGACTCCCCCTGCAGCGCCAGCAGAGCGAAGCCGGACGAGTATCCGACACACAGCCGGTCCCGGAGCATCCCTAACCACTGCACCGTGTCTGGAGCCTGCACCTCCCACAGCTTCTTCTGGTACGGCTTCGCCCGGGAGATCTCATAGCACTGAACCTGGGGGGCAGACAGAAGCGCGGCATTAGAACCAGTCTAGGACCCCAGGTGTGCTGCAGGTGAGTGGCCAGGCCTCTGACCTGGCGTTTAACAGCAGCCAGAAGGCAGGCGGGGCCTCCAGGCCGGAGCACGCCCGTGGTCATGACCTGGCAATTTTTGGTTTCTCCCAGCTTGCTGCTGTCAAAGGAGGACTCAGAGCCCTCCAGAACCCCCCAGGGGTGAAGGTGGACCTGGCGGTTCCGACCACAGATGAGGGCGATGATGTTCTCTCTGGGAATGAGTTCGATCTGATAAACCTTCTTGCTGTCGGCGGCTCTGACGATGACTGCAATGAGACCAGAGATCATTCAgttcttctgctgtgtggtggagttgctaatgctaacagttagcttctactagttgagacgttctctgccgtttcctggacgctaaaccaacaacaacttccccgtcgtgagtccagatgggtgagtccatgaacgttagtgacagtgtgatgtagatctgtcaggattttctaatcctagagtttcaccgtctgttttctatcagaagctactgcaggagataggtgtaggagactattttcgtgttcagcctacatgaagcactcagagtgacccgttagaatcagaaataatcattaaaacttgGGTTTACAGcgatccacacctttaatcttAATCTCTGACCAGAGATTTGCATCAGATCTGAATAAAAATGAGCTTTTATGGCTCTAAAGCGCTGACTCACCGTCTCTGGTGACCTCCACCACAAACAACCCATCTTCTGTTCCCAGGGCGATCCGTTCTCGATCTGCAAACAAATCACTCTCATTTCAAAGCTGTCCCGCCGCCGTTGAACGGTGACAGTTTAAAGTTTAACTGAACCAAACCTCATCAAACCCACATTAACGTGGAGTTTAAAACCTTCCCGGGATACAACAAAAACGCTCCCAGAGCGGATGCTACTGACCGAGCACGGTGGCGCACTGTGTGGTCTTGATGATGGGCAGCGAGGCGTCGTAGGCCTCGTGCAGCACGTGGACCTGCTGGCTCTTCAACTGGTTCTTGGTCAGGAGGGACTGAAGACTCTCCAGGATCCGAACCCACTTCTTCTTCTCGGCTTCGCTCTCCGCCAAAACCAGCAGGGACACGGAGGAGAACTGTGGGATCAGCTGGGAAGAtgtcacctacacacacacaagcaattaGAACAGGAAAGAGGTCAGAGGTCGCACAGCAAGGATCCACGAGGTGGGGTTTCCTACCCTAAAGATGCAGGGGATGTCCTTCTTGGTGGCGTGAATCACATCCGACTCCAGCACGGAGCTGACGGACAGCTCCTCATCCCTGCAACGGAACAAACGATCAAAgttaaaaacagcaaaacaaTAAGACCCCCACCTGTAACGGCGTTTACCTGAGGTCGAGGACCAGGCTGGCCACCACTCCCGGCTGGGTAGACTTGGCCTCCGGAATGTCGTACAGGAACAGTTTACAATCGGAGACCACGGCGAAGGCCCGCTGCCAGCCCTTTTTCACGCCGCTGGGCTTCGGGATCTGATCAGAGACAGCCGGAAGCACCGCAGAGTCTAAATACATTTTGTTTACTAACAAATAACAAACATTCACTTTCTACTCTTTTCTGTTAAACACCAGCCGAGCGGCTCAGAACTCTGGAGTCTTTCCTCCTAATCCCAGAAAAGTAGAAAAGTGCCACCTCACCCTGACGTAGCCCTTGTACGCCGTGCCGATGCCCCGCTGGACGTCGATGCCCTGCGGCCTCTTGGCCTGCTCTGCTGGGATTGGACAGACCAGGGGGGCGCGGTCTTTGCAGGAGATGTGACAGATGAAGGAGCAGACTGAGGACAGAGCCAGAGGGAGGTCAGATCCTGATCAGAGGCTCCATTTGAATTTTACACTCATGTCTGGATTTTGTTCCGACTCCTCCCAAAGTACTTTCTGACTCGAGTTCCAGATGTTTAATGACTTTAAGACGTTTTTCAGGAGAAATTTATacaacttgtttaaaaaaaaagttaaaatgccTTGCAACAAGCGAGGAAATGGCTGTGAATCATGAGGAAACAGAGTCGTAAACGCAGCTCGCCAGTGGCCGCCAGCCACGAGAGGAACCAGCTGTGGGAGGAGCTAAAGTGTTCAAAACATCGGAGAACATTCAGAACAATCCTGCTGCTGAGTCGGAGGAGAGGACGCTGACAtcatcagcgtgtgtgtgtgtgtgtgtgtgtgtgtgtgtgtgtgtgtgtgtgtgtgtgtgtgtgtgtgtgtgtaccttcaCAGCCGTATCCCTGCCGACAGATGCCCACCATCAGGGAGGTGCAGTGCGAACACAAAGTAGGACTGGAGAACGTTTTGATGCTCAGCTGATGAGCTTTGGGCTACAATAAAAAACCGGGTCAACACGAGCTTCTTCTATAACGTTTATAAAACAAACACGAAGCCTAAAGATCAGATTTTATCCTGAGCTCAGAGAAAATAACGGTCCTGGCAGGCAACAGGACACCTGTGTAGGCGGTGAGTTACCTTTGGTGCAGTCAGCCCTGAGCTCGGTGGGGTGGGGGAGGGGCTGGCAGGGATTGATGGAGTTTTCCCATCCTGTCGGCAAACACAAGCAGGTGAGTGTGGGAAACAGAGGCAGGTCTCGATGTGagcatgttggggggggggggtctgacctCGTTCTCAGAGGTAAAGGAAGGTGAGGAGGGCGTGGTCCCAGATCTCTCAGGGGTGGTGTCTACGTCTACCGGCTGGAAGAATAAAAACATCACAGTTTAACGGATTCTGTTGTACTACCGTAGTACTTCTACTGAGTACTGAAGTCCTACTGTAGTATTTAGTACTACTGTGAGAGAGAACGACAGCTATGGAAGCACTTTGTGTGGGTGGCGTTTAATCACGTGGGTGGAGCTACTGAATGTGGGCGTGTCTTCCACCTAGCAGGTAGGTCTGAGGTTAGAAGTGACAGCCAGAGGACTGACGGAGGATTTCAGGACAGGTGCGGGTACGTTGGGGATTCTGGGTAAGCTAACGGGTAAACTTACTTCTTCCCAAAGGGCGAGCAGCGAGGAGGCGGAGGAAAGTGATGCCTCCATGTTACAAAGAGAAACAAGCAATATTTTTAGGACCTGCGTGGCTTGTGCTCCTGACTATGATTGGTTAATGTGTTGGGGGGCGGGGTCAGGTGACTCACCCTGAAGGTGAGGTCTGGAGCCAGAGAAGGTGTGTTGAAGTAATCAAATATAGAGTCCTGGAAGTCTGGAAACTTCCGACCTGCTGAGAGACAAAAGCTTGAACAGAAGCGGGTTTGGGCTGACCTGAGGTGACCTGCTGCAGGCGAGTCTCACCTTTATCAGAGCGAGAGTGGCTCTCCTCCATCTCCTTATTCAGATTGTTCATCTGCTCCACTGTCTCCCGTCTCCTCTCCTCAGACTCCTTCAGCTTactgcagacagacaggcaggtgaGGACAGACCCAATGAGGGcactgtgagtctgtgtgtgacctctgacctttccaGGTTGATGTTGGCAGCCTTGACTTTACGCAGCTCTTCCTGGACCAGCTGCTTGGCTTTGAGCTCGGCGTCCAGGGCCGACTGCAGCTCCAAGCGTGCCGACATGTCCAGCTTCTGACTGCGGCGGAGCTTCCACAGCGGGTCCTGCGCCAGAGGGGTGGGAGGTCAACATCCTGAAGTTTCACTTCAAAGTCTTAACTggggttaccatggcaacaaatGATGGCACCGTGCCCCTCCTGCAGCCACATTCcagtcagccaatcagagcagcCAAAGCATGAGGTGCGAAGTTTCCATCTGATGGCGTTTTAGAACCCGGTTCTGTGATTTTGCAGGTTTTTCTGCTCCGACACACCTGAGAGGACGGCTGAATCTCCTCTCCAGAATTTCTGAAGTTCTGCAGAAGCCCTTTCATCACTTCTATCCAGGTGTTTCGATGCAGAAAATCATCTAAAACGGTCAGGCTAGCAGCCCAATGGGACGCCACAGCTCTAAAGGCGACCATGCTGGACACTAAACACACTTGTAACACAATCCCAGCGTCTCCAACAGCATATCCGTCATAAAGGGAACAGCTCCTCTTTCAGCCAGACTCTTAGTGAGACTCAGTGTAATTAGAATCCATGAGGTGGTGTCCAAAATGTCCTGAAAATCCCCGTCTCACCTGCAGAAGACGGGGAACAACCAGAGAGCATCTCTAGACATCCAGGATCAGAGACAAAGCCAAAATTCTGGATCTGATGTCCAActagatacagtggggcaaaaaagtatttagtcagccaccgattgtgcaagttctcccacttaaaatgatgacagaggtcagtaattttcaacataggtacacttcaactgtgggagacagaatgtgaaaaaaaaatccatgaattcacatggcaggatttttaaagaatttatttgtaaatcagggtggaaaataagtatttggtcaataacaaaaattcaactcaatactttgtaacataacctttgttggcaataacagaggtcaaacgattactataggtctttaccaggtttgcacacacagtagctggtattttggcccattcctccatgtagatcttctcaagagcagtgatgttttggggctgtcgccgagcaacacggactttcaactccctccacagattttctatggggttgaggtctggagactggctaggccactccaggactttcaaatgcttcttacggagccactcctttgttgcccgggcggtgtgtttgggatcattttcgtgttggaagacccagccacgtttcatcttcaaagctctcactgatggaaggaggttttggctcagaatctcacgatacaacatgaccccattcattctgtccttaacacggatcagtcgtcctgtccccttagcagaaaaacagccccaaagcatgatgttcccacccccatgcttcacagtaggtatggtgttcttgggatgcaactcagtattgttcttcctccaaacacgacgagttgagtttataccaaaaagttctactttggtttcatctgacctcatgacattctcccaatcctctgttgtatcatccatgtgctctctggcaaacttcagacgggcctggacatgcactgtcttcagcagcggaacacgtctggtacTGTAGGATTtggttccctgccgttgtagtgtgttactgatggtgacctttgttactgtggtcccagctctctgcaggtcattcaccaggtccccccgtgtggttctgggattcttgctcaccgttctcatgatcatttcgaccccacgggatgagatcttgagtggagccccagatcaagggagattatcagtggtcttgtatgtcttccattttctggtaattgctcccacagttgattttttcacaccaagctgcttgcctattgtagattcactcttcccagtctggtgcaggtctacaattcttttcctggtgtccttcgaaagctctttggtcttggccatagtggagtttggactctgactgtttgaggctgtggacaggtgtcttttatacagataatgagttaaaCCAGGTGCCATtattacaggtaacgagtggaggacagaaaagcttcttaaagaagacgttacaggtctgtgaaagCCAGAGATTTCccctgtttgaagtgaccaaatacttattttccaccctgatttacaaataaattctttaaaaatcctgccatgtgaattcatggatttttttttcacattctgtctctcacagttgaagtgtacctatgatgtaaattactgacctctgtcatcatttgaagtgggagaacttgcacaatcggtggctgactaaatacgtttttgccccactgtacgttTAAAAACTGTCTGAGGTCTTCAACGAGTTTAACATCCGACTCAACACTATCTTCTAAAAAAACTCCCCAACATCTGAAAAAGGACCCTGAAGACCTCCTGGTCCTTGTTAAGATCACAGGATCTATGTGAAATGCATGAGGAATCCAGAAGTCAGGATCTGATGGTTCCTAGCAGAAAGAACCGTGGATCACATGCAAACTGCCATGCAAGCTTCTGGACTCCTGCAGGCGAGGAGCAGCGACTCCCACTGGCTGGGTGAGGAGAGACAAACTCACCCTCCTGTCTCCAATAGGAGGCCAGGGTTTCTTAGGAGGCGTGGCCAGTCCCGACTCAGGCTGAGAGCGGgttagagaaacacacacacacacacacacacacacacacacacacacacacacacacacacacacacacacacacacacacacacacacacacacacacacacacacacacacacacacacacacacacacacacacgaggtaaCATAACCTGGCTGAAGGCTGTTCACACACCTGAGCAGGTGGACCAACAGTGACCAAAGACAACAGGTAAACAGGTACGGTGAGGCGACCAGGTGTTCACCAGAGCCGCTACTGTGTTCCTCACCAGAGGCCTGGTCCCCAGGCTGGAGCTGCGTAGGGTTTCCAGCTCCTCCGTCATCTTGGTGGCCAGAGCCTGCAGGTAGCCTCGAGCATCCTTCTCATCACTGACCCtgaaggcagcagacaggtaactTTACACCTACAGCTCCCCCGAGTGGCCACATGTTGTAATGCAGGCTGGAAAGGGGACTCACCACTGGATGATCTCTGCGATCTGAGCTTCCCAGTGAGTCACACTCTCGTTCTGAGCAGTCAGGTTGTCCACTA contains:
- the cdc42bpb gene encoding serine/threonine-protein kinase MRCK beta isoform X5 produces the protein MSAQERLKRLEELLLGQKEAGCLSVEALLDLLLCLFTECSNSPLKREKHITDFLEWAKPFTTRVKDMRLHRDDFEMLKVIGRGAFGEVAVVKMKNTERVYAMKILNKWEMLKRAETACFREERDVLVKGDSQWITTLHYAFQDDNFLYLVMDYYVGGDLLTLLSKFEDRLPEDMSRFYVAEMVLAIHSIHQQRYIHRDIKPDNVLLDVNGHIRLADFGSCLRMMEDGTVQSSVAVGTPDYISPEILQAMEDGMGRYGPECDWWSLGVCMYEMLYGETPFYAESLVETYGKIMNHEDRFQFPSHVSDVSDDAKDLIQRLLCSRDRRLGLNGISDFKSHPFFTGIDWDNIRSLEAPYIPDVSSPTDTSNFDVDDDVLKNLDIGPPVSHTSFTGQHLPFVGFTFTTDSCFSDRSAICRTALEVRQETGGGGGQEVEAFEKRIRRLEQEKQELNRKLQESTQALQAPTRGGTLARDKEIKKLNEEIERLKKKLADSDRLEHQLEEAVTLRQDYESSASKLKTLEKQVKTLRHEKEEIHKQVSDSLERLRSQTKELKEVHAQRKIAVQEFSELSERMAELRSSKMRLSRQLRDKEEEMDTQLQKMDALRQEIRKTEKNRKELEAQLDETKAEASKERKLRENCEDYSKQLELELQSLKSQQGRGAAAAGGAESQQELSRLKAELDKKVLFYEEELLRKDSAHSSEIKVLRKDLQESEGAWLATNKELQDKLDKAKKDRQMEVDEAVAALKEKYEREKNLLTEENRKLTVEVNKLGALVDNLTAQNESVTHWEAQIAEIIQWVSDEKDARGYLQALATKMTEELETLRSSSLGTRPLDPLWKLRRSQKLDMSARLELQSALDAELKAKQLVQEELRKVKAANINLESKLKESEERRRETVEQMNNLNKEMEESHSRSDKAGRKFPDFQDSIFDYFNTPSLAPDLTFRASLSSASSLLALWEEPVDVDTTPERSGTTPSSPSFTSENEDGKTPSIPASPSPTPPSSGLTAPKPKAHQLSIKTFSSPTLCSHCTSLMVGICRQGYGCEVCSFICHISCKDRAPLVCPIPAEQAKRPQGIDVQRGIGTAYKGYVRIPKPSGVKKGWQRAFAVVSDCKLFLYDIPEAKSTQPGVVASLVLDLRDEELSVSSVLESDVIHATKKDIPCIFRVTSSQLIPQFSSVSLLVLAESEAEKKKWVRILESLQSLLTKNQLKSQQVHVLHEAYDASLPIIKTTQCATVLDRERIALGTEDGLFVVEVTRDVIVRAADSKKVYQIELIPRENIIALICGRNRQVHLHPWGVLEGSESSFDSSKLGETKNCQVMTTGVLRPGGPACLLAAVKRQVQCYEISRAKPYQKKLWEVQAPDTVQWLGMLRDRLCVGYSSGFALLALQGESSPISLVSPADPSLTFLAQQPMDALHAQAVGANEVLLCFSKLGIYVNGQGRRSRTQELMWPATPLACCSNSSHLTVYSEYGVDVFDLHTSEWVQTVPLRKIRPLNAEGTLNLLSSEPPRLIYFSNTSSEGDLTIPETMDNSKKLMVRTRSKRKFLFKVSEEERLQQIREKLRDPELRSKMISNPTNFNHVAHMGPGDGMQVLMDLPLVGDLTSLSPSPSPSPSSSSSRHTLISPPSNFEHIYHMTSASAGAFLQKEASSSSSSQQSLLQPSSSSSSPSISSLGRSVMSSQDDPIKDKPRPLSSISRQHRSKSHITRTASDFGGGASIRSTYDPDQDMDREPDSDSTKHSTPSNSSNPSGPPSPNSPHRSQLTLDGLDSEP
- the cdc42bpb gene encoding serine/threonine-protein kinase MRCK beta isoform X6, translating into MSAQERLKRLEELLLGQKEAGCLSVEALLDLLLCLFTECSNSPLKREKHITDFLEWAKPFTTRVKDMRLHRDDFEMLKVIGRGAFGEVAVVKMKNTERVYAMKILNKWEMLKRAETACFREERDVLVKGDSQWITTLHYAFQDDNFLYLVMDYYVGGDLLTLLSKFEDRLPEDMSRFYVAEMVLAIHSIHQQRYIHRDIKPDNVLLDVNGHIRLADFGSCLRMMEDGTVQSSVAVGTPDYISPEILQAMEDGMGRYGPECDWWSLGVCMYEMLYGETPFYAESLVETYGKIMNHEDRFQFPSHVSDVSDDAKDLIQRLLCSRDRRLGLNGISDFKSHPFFTGIDWDNIRSLEAPYIPDVSSPTDTSNFDVDDDVLKNLDIGPPVSHTSFTGQHLPFVGFTFTTDSCFSDRSAICRTALEVRQETGGGGGQEVEAFEKRIRRLEQEKQELNRKLQESTQALQAPTRGGTLARDKEIKKLNEEIERLKKKLADSDRLEHQLEEAVTLRQDYESSASKLKTLEKQVKTLRHEKEEIHKQVSDSLERLRSQTKELKEVHAQRKIAVQEFSELSERMAELRSSKMRLSRQLRDKEEEMDTQLQKMDALRQEIRKTEKNRKELEAQLDETKAEASKERKLRENCEDYSKQLELELQSLKSQQGRGAAAAGGAESQQELSRLKAELDKKVLFYEEELLRKDSAHSSEIKVLRKDLQESEGAWLATNKELQDKLDKAKKDRQMEVDEAVAALKEKYEREKNLLTEENRKLTVEVNKLGALVDNLTAQNESVTHWEAQIAEIIQWVSDEKDARGYLQALATKMTEELETLRSSSLGTRPLDPLWKLRRSQKLDMSARLELQSALDAELKAKQLVQEELRKVKAANINLESKLKESEERRRETVEQMNNLNKEMEESHSRSDKGRKFPDFQDSIFDYFNTPSLAPDLTFRASLSSASSLLALWEEPVDVDTTPERSGTTPSSPSFTSENEDGKTPSIPASPSPTPPSSGLTAPKPKAHQLSIKTFSSPTLCSHCTSLMVGICRQGYGCEVCSFICHISCKDRAPLVCPIPAEQAKRPQGIDVQRGIGTAYKGYVRIPKPSGVKKGWQRAFAVVSDCKLFLYDIPEAKSTQPGVVASLVLDLRDEELSVSSVLESDVIHATKKDIPCIFRVTSSQLIPQFSSVSLLVLAESEAEKKKWVRILESLQSLLTKNQLKSQQVHVLHEAYDASLPIIKTTQCATVLDRERIALGTEDGLFVVEVTRDVIVRAADSKKVYQIELIPRENIIALICGRNRQVHLHPWGVLEGSESSFDSSKLGETKNCQVMTTGVLRPGGPACLLAAVKRQVQCYEISRAKPYQKKLWEVQAPDTVQWLGMLRDRLCVGYSSGFALLALQGESSPISLVSPADPSLTFLAQQPMDALHAQAVGANEVLLCFSKLGIYVNGQGRRSRTQELMWPATPLACCSNSSHLTVYSEYGVDVFDLHTSEWVQTVPLRKIRPLNAEGTLNLLSSEPPRLIYFSNTSSEGDLTIPETMDNSKKLMVRTRSKRKFLFKVSEEERLQQIREKLRDPELRSKMISNPTNFNHVAHMGPGDGMQVLMDLPLVGDLTSLSPSPSPSPSSSSSRHTLISPPSNFEHIYHMTSASAGAFLQKEASSSSSSQQSLLQPSSSSSSPSISSLGRSVMSSQDDPIKDKPRPLSSISRQHRSKSHITRTASDFGGGASIRSTYDPDQDMDREPDSDSTKHSTPSNSSNPSGPPSPNSPHRSQLTLDGLDSEP